One Lacunisphaera limnophila DNA window includes the following coding sequences:
- a CDS encoding ABC transporter ATP-binding protein, which yields MNPVHAPGSRASTAPGGRPVFHVRGLTKIYGEGTAQVRALDGVDLDLAEGELVVLLGPSGSGKTTLLNQLGGLDIPTAGTLRYRDTDLTHANEEQLTLYRRQSVGFIFQFYNLIPSLTARENVGLITEIASNPLAPEAALEMVGLGARLDHFPAQLSGGEQQRVAIARAIAKRPEVLLCDEPTGALDVKTGIVVLEALERANRELGTLTVIITHNAVMADMADRVIRFMDGKVLSEHRNATRAAPATLRW from the coding sequence GTGAATCCCGTCCACGCCCCTGGTTCCCGAGCCTCGACCGCCCCCGGCGGTCGCCCCGTCTTCCACGTGCGCGGCCTCACCAAAATCTACGGCGAGGGCACCGCGCAGGTCCGGGCCCTGGACGGGGTCGACCTCGATCTGGCGGAGGGCGAGCTGGTCGTGCTGCTGGGCCCCTCCGGCTCGGGCAAGACCACCCTGCTCAACCAGCTCGGCGGCCTCGACATCCCGACGGCCGGCACCCTGCGTTACCGCGACACCGACCTCACCCACGCCAACGAGGAACAGCTCACGCTCTACCGCCGCCAGTCGGTCGGATTCATCTTCCAGTTCTACAATCTCATCCCGAGCCTCACCGCCCGCGAGAACGTCGGCCTGATCACCGAGATCGCGAGCAACCCGCTGGCCCCCGAGGCCGCGCTGGAGATGGTTGGCCTCGGCGCGCGCCTCGACCACTTCCCCGCCCAGCTCTCCGGCGGCGAACAGCAACGCGTGGCCATCGCCCGCGCCATCGCCAAGCGCCCCGAGGTGCTCCTCTGCGACGAACCCACCGGCGCCCTCGACGTGAAGACCGGCATCGTCGTCCTCGAGGCCCTCGAGCGCGCCAACCGCGAGCTCGGCACCCTCACCGTCATCATCACCCACAACGCCGTCATGGCCGACATGGCCGACCGCGTCATCCGCTTCATGGACGGCAAAGTCCTCTCAGAGCACCGCAACGCCACGCGCGCGGCCCCGGCCACGCTGCGCTGGTAG
- a CDS encoding ABC transporter permease — translation MLPHLDRKLLRDLKRLKGQVAAVSIVMACGLAMMITTRSLIASLDGTRADYYESNRFADVFGSVKRAPNHLAARLAALPGVAGVQTDIAGQVTLDLPGVDEPASGLVRSLPDFGEPELNRPYLRRGRWLSAGSRRELLVGEAFAEANQLNPGDTLALIMNGRRQDFRVAGIVLSPEYIFESRPGAALPDNRTYGIFWMTYKEVATAWDLYGAFNSFSLKLAPGAEVAPVLAAADELLKPYGGAGTYGRKDHPSHIRVTDEIRVLTTLSIGFPAIFLGVAAFMTNAVLSRLLALQREQIAILKAFGFSNGQIVGHYLKFAGVIGLVGIGLGGLGGLLLGRWMVRLYDLFFRFPELAFRLDHQAVVLAFGVGLLAVVAGVLGSVRRAARLPPAEAMRPEPPASFRPSFIEHPSLARLFSHSFRIAVRNLERRPVQALFTIAGLALATALLILPNTLKAGIANILDYQWDLVQRQDINLGFSEPAAIRTLHELERLPGVMHVEPARSTAVKIHFQGRDRQIGLRSLDPGSAHSRAVDHDGREITPGTEGLIVSAKLAEVLGARIGDELVLEALMGKRTVQPVRLAGLADDFTGIAAYMDRRAINRFMGEGDIITGASFTLDMARRAEFLAAVKEVPRISWIAIKETMRASFRQTTAQMMGMLTTMYLGMAVVVAFGVIYNNARISLAERARELATLRVIGMTQREVGAVIVTELTLLALLAVPTGLLLGTGIAAAIIASVNTETVRLPLVFTPYTYTFALIVVAAASTVSAMVVLRKLKHLDLIGALKAPE, via the coding sequence GTGCTTCCCCACCTCGACCGCAAGCTCCTCCGCGACCTCAAGCGCCTCAAGGGCCAGGTCGCCGCGGTCTCGATCGTGATGGCCTGCGGCCTGGCGATGATGATCACTACGCGCAGCCTCATCGCCTCCCTCGACGGCACGCGGGCCGATTACTACGAGAGCAACCGCTTCGCCGACGTCTTCGGCTCGGTCAAGCGCGCGCCCAACCACCTCGCCGCCCGCCTCGCCGCCCTGCCGGGGGTCGCCGGCGTGCAAACCGACATCGCCGGCCAGGTGACCCTCGACCTGCCCGGCGTCGACGAGCCCGCCAGCGGCCTCGTGCGCTCCCTCCCCGACTTCGGCGAACCCGAGCTCAACCGTCCCTACCTGCGTCGCGGCCGCTGGCTCTCGGCCGGCTCCCGCCGCGAGCTGCTCGTCGGCGAGGCCTTCGCCGAGGCGAACCAGCTGAACCCCGGCGACACCCTCGCCCTCATCATGAACGGCCGGCGCCAGGACTTCCGCGTCGCGGGCATCGTCCTCTCGCCCGAATACATCTTCGAGTCGCGCCCCGGCGCGGCCCTGCCCGACAACCGGACCTACGGCATTTTCTGGATGACCTACAAGGAGGTCGCCACCGCCTGGGACCTCTACGGCGCGTTCAATTCCTTCTCCCTGAAACTCGCCCCCGGGGCGGAGGTCGCCCCCGTGCTCGCCGCCGCCGATGAGCTGCTGAAACCCTACGGCGGCGCCGGCACCTACGGCCGCAAGGACCACCCCTCCCACATCCGCGTCACCGATGAGATCCGCGTGCTCACAACCCTCTCCATCGGGTTCCCCGCGATCTTCCTCGGCGTGGCCGCGTTCATGACCAACGCCGTGCTCTCGCGCCTCCTCGCCCTCCAGCGCGAACAGATCGCCATCCTCAAGGCCTTCGGGTTCAGCAACGGCCAGATCGTCGGTCATTATTTGAAATTCGCCGGCGTGATCGGGCTCGTGGGCATCGGGCTCGGCGGCTTGGGCGGCCTCCTCCTCGGCCGGTGGATGGTGCGGCTCTACGACCTCTTCTTCCGCTTCCCCGAGCTGGCCTTCCGCCTCGACCACCAGGCCGTCGTGCTGGCCTTCGGCGTCGGCCTGCTCGCCGTGGTGGCCGGCGTGCTCGGCTCCGTCCGCCGCGCCGCCCGCCTGCCCCCCGCCGAGGCCATGCGCCCCGAGCCCCCCGCCAGCTTCCGCCCCTCCTTCATCGAGCACCCCTCGCTCGCACGCCTGTTCTCCCACTCCTTCCGCATCGCCGTGCGCAATCTCGAGCGCCGGCCCGTGCAGGCGCTGTTCACCATCGCCGGCCTCGCCCTCGCCACCGCCCTCCTGATCCTGCCCAACACCCTCAAGGCCGGCATCGCCAACATCCTCGATTACCAGTGGGACCTCGTGCAGCGGCAGGACATCAACCTCGGTTTCTCCGAGCCCGCCGCAATCCGCACCCTCCACGAGCTGGAGCGCCTGCCCGGCGTGATGCACGTCGAGCCTGCGCGCTCCACCGCGGTCAAAATCCACTTCCAGGGCCGCGACCGCCAGATCGGCCTGCGCAGCCTCGACCCCGGCTCCGCCCACAGCCGGGCCGTCGACCACGACGGCCGCGAGATCACCCCGGGCACGGAAGGCCTCATCGTGTCCGCCAAGCTCGCCGAGGTGCTCGGCGCCCGCATCGGCGACGAACTCGTCCTCGAGGCCCTGATGGGCAAGCGCACCGTGCAGCCCGTGCGCCTCGCCGGCCTGGCCGACGACTTCACCGGCATCGCCGCCTACATGGACCGGCGGGCCATCAATCGCTTCATGGGCGAGGGCGACATCATCACCGGGGCCAGCTTCACCCTCGACATGGCCCGGCGCGCGGAATTCCTCGCCGCCGTCAAGGAGGTGCCGCGCATCAGCTGGATCGCGATCAAGGAAACCATGCGCGCCAGCTTCCGCCAGACCACCGCCCAGATGATGGGCATGCTCACCACGATGTATCTGGGCATGGCCGTGGTCGTGGCCTTCGGCGTGATCTACAACAACGCCCGCATTTCCCTCGCGGAGCGCGCCCGCGAGCTGGCCACGCTGCGGGTCATCGGCATGACCCAGCGCGAGGTCGGCGCCGTCATCGTGACCGAGCTCACCCTCCTCGCTCTCCTGGCCGTGCCCACCGGCCTATTGCTCGGTACCGGCATTGCCGCCGCCATCATCGCCTCCGTCAACACCGAGACCGTCCGCCTGCCGCTGGTGTTTACCCCCTACACCTACACCTTCGCCCTGATCGTCGTCGCCGCCGCCTCGACCGTCTCGGCGATGGTCGTCCTCCGCAAACTAAAGCACCTCGACCTCATCGGCGCCCTGAAGGCCCCGGAGTGA
- a CDS encoding helix-turn-helix transcriptional regulator, which produces MNRTDRLVAMVLFLQGRRVVRASEMAAHFEVTERTIYRDIAALGEGGVPISGEAGVGYCLMKGYQLPPVMFTAEEASALFVGGEMVKQFTDASLHGPMASALDKLRAVLPRDKQDHVAKLVSRTIVRGRVGRAAPDIAGQRWMVTVQQGVVLRRVLRMAYRGLDREEETQRDVEPLGVVFYGGAWYLVAWCRLRTGIRHFRVDRIRRLELLPVVFTPRDDFSLAEHMERDRGAGATEPVRVWFHQHAQERAQRESYATLIEEEKRDGGAEFTLYSYSLEWTAQWLLSFGDRAEAMAPKKLRTLVRSAAEKVAAKHG; this is translated from the coding sequence ATGAATCGGACCGACCGGCTCGTGGCGATGGTGTTGTTCCTGCAAGGCAGGCGGGTCGTGCGCGCCTCGGAGATGGCGGCGCACTTCGAGGTGACCGAGCGCACGATCTACCGCGACATCGCGGCCCTGGGCGAGGGCGGGGTGCCGATCAGCGGCGAGGCCGGCGTGGGGTACTGCCTGATGAAGGGTTACCAGCTGCCGCCCGTCATGTTCACGGCCGAGGAGGCCTCGGCCCTCTTCGTGGGCGGCGAGATGGTGAAACAGTTTACCGACGCATCGCTGCACGGCCCGATGGCTTCGGCGCTCGACAAGCTCCGGGCGGTGTTGCCGCGCGACAAGCAGGACCATGTGGCGAAGCTCGTCAGCCGCACGATCGTGCGCGGCCGGGTGGGGCGCGCCGCGCCCGACATCGCCGGGCAGCGCTGGATGGTGACGGTGCAGCAGGGCGTCGTCCTCCGGCGGGTGCTGCGGATGGCCTACCGCGGGCTCGACCGGGAGGAGGAGACGCAGCGCGACGTCGAGCCGTTGGGCGTGGTGTTTTACGGCGGCGCGTGGTACCTGGTGGCGTGGTGCCGGCTCCGCACGGGCATCCGTCATTTCCGGGTGGACCGCATCCGGCGGTTGGAGCTGCTGCCGGTGGTGTTCACGCCGCGCGATGATTTCTCGCTGGCGGAGCACATGGAGCGCGACCGCGGGGCCGGGGCCACCGAGCCGGTGCGCGTCTGGTTCCACCAGCACGCGCAGGAGCGGGCGCAGCGGGAAAGCTACGCCACCCTCATCGAGGAGGAGAAGCGCGACGGCGGCGCGGAGTTCACGCTGTATTCCTATTCCCTCGAGTGGACCGCGCAGTGGTTGCTGTCCTTTGGTGACCGGGCCGAGGCGATGGCGCCGAAGAAGCTGCGGACGCTGGTCCGCAGCGCCGCGGAGAAAGTGGCGGCGAAGCACGGGTAA
- a CDS encoding efflux RND transporter periplasmic adaptor subunit: MATPSKSKPTRWIPYILGAGLVVLIVIGLRPQPVTVETARVVTGPLRATVSEEGKTRIKQRYVVAAPVSGQLRRIAFKPGAEVEAGVTIVAVIDPLPASPLDERNRALAEARRDSTAAVLERSRTSQELARKELGRIEQMFNAGTISPQELESAKMRENIAARDVASAEGALKQVEAELAVTGTAGASASAPVEVRANATGRVLHVFQESARAVMQGTPLLEIGDPSDLEVIVEMLSRDGAAIAAGAPVALEQWGGPAALEGRVRLVEPAAFTKYSALGVEEQRVNVVVDITSPRETWRSLGDNFRVEARVITWESDRALKVPVSGIFRSGRDWAAFVVRGGAAKLVPVQAGKSSGAEIQVTEGLQEGDEVILYPGDRIKDGQRVKPAKV, encoded by the coding sequence ATGGCCACTCCTTCCAAATCCAAACCCACCCGCTGGATTCCCTACATTCTCGGCGCCGGGCTAGTCGTCCTCATCGTCATCGGCCTGCGCCCGCAGCCCGTGACTGTCGAGACCGCCCGGGTCGTCACCGGGCCGCTGCGCGCCACCGTCAGCGAGGAGGGCAAGACCCGCATCAAGCAGCGTTACGTCGTCGCCGCGCCGGTGAGCGGCCAGCTCCGTCGCATCGCCTTCAAGCCCGGGGCCGAGGTCGAGGCCGGCGTCACCATCGTGGCCGTGATCGACCCGCTCCCGGCCTCGCCGCTCGACGAGCGCAACCGCGCCCTCGCGGAGGCCCGCCGCGACTCCACCGCCGCCGTGCTGGAACGAAGCCGCACCTCCCAAGAGCTCGCCCGCAAGGAGCTCGGCCGCATCGAGCAGATGTTCAACGCCGGCACCATTTCGCCGCAGGAACTCGAAAGCGCCAAGATGCGCGAGAACATCGCCGCCCGCGACGTCGCCTCCGCCGAGGGCGCCCTGAAACAGGTCGAGGCCGAGCTGGCCGTCACCGGCACCGCCGGCGCCTCCGCGTCCGCCCCGGTCGAGGTCCGCGCCAACGCCACCGGCCGCGTTCTGCATGTCTTCCAGGAAAGCGCCCGCGCCGTCATGCAGGGCACGCCCCTGCTGGAGATCGGCGACCCGTCCGACCTCGAGGTCATCGTCGAGATGCTCTCGCGCGACGGCGCCGCCATCGCCGCCGGCGCGCCGGTGGCGCTCGAGCAATGGGGCGGCCCCGCCGCGCTCGAGGGCCGCGTGCGCCTCGTCGAGCCCGCCGCCTTCACCAAGTATTCCGCCCTCGGCGTCGAGGAACAACGCGTGAACGTCGTCGTCGACATCACCAGCCCGCGCGAAACGTGGCGCTCGCTGGGCGACAACTTCCGCGTCGAGGCCCGCGTGATCACCTGGGAAAGCGACCGCGCCCTCAAGGTGCCGGTGTCCGGGATCTTCCGCTCCGGCCGCGACTGGGCCGCCTTCGTCGTGCGCGGCGGCGCCGCGAAACTCGTCCCCGTCCAGGCCGGCAAATCCAGCGGCGCCGAGATCCAGGTGACCGAGGGCCTCCAGGAAGGCGACGAGGTCATCCTCTACCCCGGCGACCGCATCAAGGACGGCCAGCGCGTGAAGCCCGCGAAGGTGTGA
- a CDS encoding M2 family metallopeptidase, with amino-acid sequence MIIPPLSRGVLLAALFTAATLLPAADRSPVQDRADRFLVLVNASYQALSYVEQEAQWAASTDVSDLHDAAYATASKASAAFMGNPALISETKALLLQRHELDDLSVRQLEKLLLLAAEQPMTNPTLTQARIEAETKQASTLNGFEFQLNGKPVSVNEIDNLLQSSTDLAERQAVWLASKESGRALKDGLIQLRGLRNGVAQELGYSDYFALQVASYGMTTEEMVKLNDGFMEVLRPLYLQLHTWAKYKLAEKYGQPVPKRIPAHWIANRWGQEWDGLADGADLTAYFKKYTPEWVARSSEEFYVGLGFPALPKSFWEKSDLYPVPAGSTRKKNTHASAWHLDIGTDLRSLQSIEANPWWFTTNHHEFGHIYYFMAYTRPEVPVLLRDGANPAFHEGFGELTALAAGQVPYLKSLGVLPADFQADETAFLLGNALAPGIPFIYWSSGVMTHWEADIYAHNLPADQWNARWWQYVRDFQGIEPPVERGEEWCDAATKTHINDTPAYYYTYAIAQVFKHQLHDHIARKILKQPPQNCNYAGNKEVGDFLRGVMEKGQTEDWRKVLKEATGEDFSTRAMLDYYAPLMDWLVEQNKGRPIGWE; translated from the coding sequence ATGATTATCCCCCCGTTGTCCCGTGGCGTCCTGCTGGCGGCGCTGTTCACCGCCGCCACCCTCCTCCCCGCCGCTGACCGCAGCCCCGTGCAGGATCGCGCCGACCGCTTCCTCGTCCTCGTCAACGCCTCCTACCAGGCCCTCTCCTACGTCGAGCAGGAGGCCCAGTGGGCCGCGTCCACCGACGTGAGCGACCTGCACGACGCGGCCTACGCCACCGCCAGTAAGGCCAGCGCCGCCTTCATGGGCAACCCCGCCCTCATCAGCGAGACCAAGGCCCTCCTCCTCCAGCGCCACGAGCTCGATGACCTCAGCGTGCGCCAGCTCGAGAAACTCCTGCTCCTCGCCGCCGAGCAGCCCATGACCAACCCGACGCTCACCCAGGCCCGCATCGAGGCCGAGACCAAGCAGGCCTCCACCCTCAACGGCTTCGAATTCCAGCTGAACGGAAAACCGGTCTCGGTGAACGAGATCGACAACCTCCTCCAGTCGAGCACCGACCTCGCCGAGCGCCAGGCCGTGTGGCTTGCCTCCAAGGAATCCGGCCGCGCCCTCAAGGACGGCCTCATCCAGCTCCGCGGCCTGCGCAACGGCGTGGCCCAGGAACTGGGTTACTCCGACTACTTCGCCCTTCAGGTCGCGAGCTACGGCATGACCACCGAGGAGATGGTCAAGCTGAACGACGGTTTCATGGAGGTGCTGCGTCCGCTCTACCTGCAGCTCCACACCTGGGCCAAATACAAGCTGGCCGAAAAATACGGCCAGCCCGTGCCGAAGCGCATCCCCGCGCACTGGATCGCCAACCGCTGGGGCCAGGAGTGGGACGGCCTCGCCGACGGCGCCGACCTCACCGCCTATTTCAAAAAATACACCCCCGAGTGGGTCGCGCGCTCCTCCGAGGAATTCTACGTCGGCCTCGGCTTCCCGGCGCTGCCGAAATCCTTCTGGGAAAAATCCGACCTCTACCCCGTGCCCGCCGGCTCGACCCGCAAGAAGAACACCCACGCCTCGGCCTGGCACCTCGACATCGGCACCGACCTCCGCTCGCTCCAAAGCATCGAGGCCAACCCGTGGTGGTTCACGACCAACCACCACGAATTCGGCCACATCTACTACTTCATGGCCTACACGCGTCCCGAGGTACCGGTGCTGCTGCGTGACGGCGCGAACCCGGCCTTCCATGAGGGCTTCGGCGAACTCACCGCGCTCGCGGCCGGCCAGGTGCCCTACCTGAAATCCCTCGGCGTGCTGCCGGCGGATTTCCAGGCCGACGAGACGGCCTTCCTCCTCGGCAACGCCCTCGCCCCCGGCATCCCCTTCATCTACTGGTCCTCCGGCGTGATGACCCACTGGGAAGCCGACATCTACGCGCACAACCTCCCCGCCGACCAGTGGAATGCCCGCTGGTGGCAATACGTCCGCGACTTCCAAGGCATCGAGCCGCCCGTCGAGCGCGGCGAGGAATGGTGCGACGCGGCGACCAAGACCCACATCAACGACACCCCCGCCTACTACTACACCTACGCCATCGCCCAGGTCTTCAAGCACCAACTCCACGACCACATCGCCCGCAAGATCCTCAAGCAGCCCCCGCAGAACTGCAATTACGCCGGCAACAAGGAAGTCGGCGACTTCCTGCGCGGCGTGATGGAGAAGGGCCAGACCGAGGACTGGCGCAAGGTCCTCAAGGAAGCCACCGGCGAGGATTTTAGCACCCGCGCCATGCTCGACTACTACGCCCCGCTGATGGACTGGCTCGTCGAACAAAACAAAGGCCGCCCGATCGGCTGGGAGTGA
- a CDS encoding VOC family protein, with the protein MMKITAIAYTGYPVTDMSRARGFYEGLLGLQVATVFDHEGKQWIEYDIGAGTLGISNMSADKWKPSPDGPALAFEVADFAAAMTVLRAGGVKFIIEPMDTGVCEMAIVADPDGNSLIFHRRKA; encoded by the coding sequence ATGATGAAGATCACCGCCATCGCTTACACCGGATACCCCGTCACCGACATGTCGCGCGCCCGCGGTTTCTACGAGGGGCTGCTTGGACTGCAGGTCGCCACGGTCTTCGATCACGAGGGCAAGCAGTGGATCGAATACGACATCGGCGCCGGCACGCTCGGTATCTCCAACATGTCGGCCGACAAGTGGAAGCCCTCGCCCGACGGCCCGGCGCTGGCGTTTGAAGTCGCGGACTTCGCCGCCGCCATGACAGTGCTGCGCGCGGGCGGGGTGAAGTTCATCATTGAGCCGATGGACACCGGCGTCTGCGAGATGGCGATCGTGGCCGATCCAGACGGCAACTCCCTGATTTTCCACCGCCGCAAGGCCTGA
- a CDS encoding DUF2238 domain-containing protein → MKPTPRLLRARQRVNTLVAALRSVPHGRYVLGLAALLGLVLLASAWGARATGTWLLENTPVALGLLFLWTTYRLMPLSRVSYTLVFLFLALHEIGAHWTYAHVPYDEWWHTVFATTLNTQLGFERNHFDRLVHFSYGLLIAYPIREIFLRLVKVDGFWGYFLPLDVTLSTSAFYELLEWITAAVVGSDASNDFLGSQGDIWDAQKDMAMAGLGAVFAMTLSALIAWRYDRDFAREFGESLKLKRTAPLGEEEIARIQLGRPPD, encoded by the coding sequence ATGAAACCCACCCCGCGCCTCCTCCGGGCCCGCCAGCGCGTGAACACCCTTGTGGCCGCGCTCCGCTCCGTGCCCCACGGCCGCTATGTGCTGGGTCTGGCGGCCCTGCTCGGGCTGGTACTGCTGGCCTCCGCGTGGGGTGCCCGGGCGACGGGTACCTGGTTGCTGGAAAACACCCCGGTCGCCCTGGGCCTCCTCTTCCTCTGGACCACCTACCGGCTCATGCCGCTCTCGCGGGTGAGCTACACCCTGGTCTTCCTATTCCTGGCCCTGCATGAAATCGGCGCACACTGGACCTACGCCCATGTCCCCTACGATGAGTGGTGGCACACCGTCTTTGCCACCACCCTGAACACCCAGCTGGGTTTCGAGCGCAACCACTTCGACCGGCTCGTGCATTTTTCCTACGGCCTCCTGATCGCCTATCCCATCCGCGAGATCTTCCTCCGGCTCGTCAAGGTGGACGGCTTCTGGGGCTACTTCCTGCCCCTGGACGTCACCCTCAGCACCTCGGCTTTCTACGAGCTCCTCGAGTGGATCACGGCCGCGGTCGTCGGCAGCGACGCCAGCAACGACTTCCTCGGCTCGCAGGGCGACATCTGGGACGCCCAGAAGGACATGGCCATGGCCGGCCTCGGGGCGGTGTTCGCCATGACCCTCAGCGCGCTCATCGCCTGGCGCTACGACCGCGACTTCGCGCGGGAGTTTGGCGAGAGCCTCAAGCTCAAGCGCACCGCCCCGCTCGGCGAGGAGGAGATCGCCCGCATCCAGCTGGGCCGGCCGCCGGATTAG